In Tubulanus polymorphus chromosome 8, tnTubPoly1.2, whole genome shotgun sequence, one genomic interval encodes:
- the LOC141909556 gene encoding small ribosomal subunit protein bS1m-like, which translates to MAAPMKIIKNLGIFRNISLRGTSRVYFNSRLLSNSSSGENEPRKVGGFAEAVEKFEQFTDTGRHSLLDRQDPDFETLLKNSQLFKLGDVEGRIVIGQIKEIVNDDLYIDFGGKFHCVCKRPKQRSSEFHRGAQVRLKLHDLELTKKFLGSEKHITLLEADATLLGLYKKPSTTTTTGS; encoded by the exons ATGGCGGCGCccatgaaaattattaaaaatttaGGAATTTTTCGAAATATCTCCCTCCGGGGAACGAGCCGGGTTTATTTCAATAGTCGTCTGCTATCGAATTCATCCAGCGGGGAAAATGAGCCTCGTAAAGTGGGTGGATTCGCTGAGGCTGTCGAGAAATTCGAGCAATTTACAGACACTGGACGCCACTCACTCCTCGACCGGCAGGATCCCGATTTCGAGACTCTGttaaaaaattcacaattattcaaactAGGCGATGTAGAAGGACGGATCGTGATTGGTCAGATTAAAGAGATCGTCAACGACGATTTGTACATCGATTTCGGCGGAAAATTTCATTGCGTTTGTAAACGGCCGAAACAACGATCCAG cGAGTTTCACAGAGGTGCTCAAGTCCGATTGAAACTTCACGATTTAGAATTGACGAAGAAATTCCTCGGTTCTGAGAAACACATCACATTGTTAGAAGCAGATGCTACGTTACTCGGTCTTTATAAAAAAccttcaacaacaacaaccacCGGGAGTTGA
- the LOC141909555 gene encoding 5'-deoxynucleotidase HDDC2-like has translation MASGGVPKVLDFLSLIGKLKGLKRTGWIRKNVPEPETVASHMYRMAIMTFFLGNDSTLNRDRCMKLALVHDMAESIVGDITPHDGVSKQEKHRREKQAMEDIAKLAGNDLGNEFLSLWQEYEEQTTPEAKVVHDIDRFDMVLQAHNYETAEPDRGRFLQEFFDSTQDRFQHPLVIEWMTELNKQRNRSQQEKINSTSSQT, from the exons ATGGCGTCCGGTGGTGTCCCGAAAGTTTTGGATTTCCTCTCACTAATTGGAAAACTGAAG gGCCTGAAACGAACGGGTTGGATCAGGAAAAACGTCCCCGAACCGGAGACGGTCGCGTCTCACATGTATCGTATGGCGATTATGACTTTCTTTCTCGGCAACGATTCGACCCTAAATCGGGACAG ATGTATGAAACTGGCTCTAGTTCACGATATGGCTGAAAGTATCGTGGGAGACATCACACCTCACGACGGTGTCAGCAAACAGGAAAAACATCGTCGAGAAAAG CAAGCTATGGAGGATATAGCCAAGCTGGCCGGCAACGATTTGGGAAACGAATTTCTGTCGTTATGGCAG GAATACGAAGAACAGACGACGCCAGAGGCCAAGGTCGTTCATGATATCGATCGTTTTGATATGGTTTTACAAGCGCATAATTACGAGACAGCTGAACCCGATAGGGGGCGCTTTCTACAAGAATTCTTCGATTCTACGCAAG ATCGATTTCAGCACCCCCTGGTGATCGAATGGATGACTGAATTGAATAAACAGCGAAACCGTAGTCAACAAGAAAAAATCAATTCGACTTCCTCACAAACCTAG